One genomic segment of Hordeum vulgare subsp. vulgare chromosome 2H, MorexV3_pseudomolecules_assembly, whole genome shotgun sequence includes these proteins:
- the LOC123430871 gene encoding BTB/POZ and MATH domain-containing protein 2-like — translation MATNSTAAASHGQCLPKSSSRCLTPSVTATHDFEVTSYPLLQGIGVEKLVSSTVFSVGGFNWTISFFPDGVRHGSFGNASAFLNCLSPEKDVRARFTLNLLDKSGAQVSKFEEMEYTFTPKCVYRGYAQFAGRSWLKSWSDSNGSFVIRCVLTVIGEPRTEVKRDRALVTRPNLQDQLEEMRKKGEGADVTFRVCGQLFHAHRCLLAARSPVFKAELFGPMKEKATQSIKVEDIEPQIFEGLLHFVYTDSVPDDEHSRDGSTAKLQHLLVAADRYGLDGLMVLCESKLCESIDVETVATTLVLAEQHHCRDLQEACVEFMAPQNVLQAVMATDGFKHLLASRPLLMKEILDKVSRTD, via the coding sequence ATGGCCACCAACTCCACAGCTGCAGCTAGCCATGGCCAGTGCCTGCCCAAGTCCTCGTCCAGATGCCTCACGCCGAGCGTCACCGCGACGCACGATTTCGAGGTGACAAGCTACCCGCTGCTCCAGGGCATCGGGGTCGAAAAGCTCGTCAGCTCGACCGTCTTCAGCGTCGGCGGCTTCAACTGGACAATCAGCTTCTTCCCCGACGGCGTGAGACATGGCAGTTTCGGCAACGCTTCGGCGTTCTTGAACTGTCTCAGCCCAGAGAAGGATGTGAGAGCAAGGTTCACCTTGAACTTGCTGGACAAGAGTGGAGCACAGGTCAGCAAGTTTGAGGAGATGGAGTACACCTTCACCCCCAAATGCGTTTATCGGGGCTACGCTCAGTTCGCCGGCAGATCGTGGCTGAAATCTTGGTCTGACAGTAATGGGAGCTTCGTTATACGGTGTGTTCTCACCGTGATCGGAGAACCCCGCACCGAGGTCAAGAGGGACCGTGCTCTTGTTACGCGGCCGAATCTGCAAGACCAGCTGGAAGAGATGCGCAAGAAGGGAGAAGGAGCAGACGTGACATTCAGGGTGTGTGGCCAACTGTTCCATGCTCACAGATGCTTGCTGGCCGCAAGATCACCGGTTTTCAAGGCAGAACTGTTTGGTCCAATGAAGGAGAAGGCAACGCAGAGCATCAAGGTGGAGGACATCGAGCCCCAAATCTTCGAGGGGCTTCTTCATTTCGTGTACACTGATTCAGTGCCCGACGACGAACACTCCAGAGATGGGAGCACGGCAAAGCTTCAGCACTTGCTAGTTGCGGCGGATAGGTATGGACTAGATGGGTTAATGGTGCTTTGTGAAAGCAAGCTCTGTGAGAGCATTGACGTCGAGACTGTTGCGACGACATTGGTTTTAGCAGAGCAGCACCATTGCAGGGATCTCCAAGAAGCTTGTGTTGAGTTCATGGCTCCACAGAATGTTCTGCAAGCTGTTATGGCAACTGATGGATTCAAGCATTTGCTTGCAAGCCGTCCTCTGCTCATGAAGGAAATATTGGACAAAGTTTCTCGTACTGACTAG